The following coding sequences lie in one Populus trichocarpa isolate Nisqually-1 chromosome 14, P.trichocarpa_v4.1, whole genome shotgun sequence genomic window:
- the LOC7491286 gene encoding uncharacterized protein LOC7491286 isoform X1, which translates to MEKLECPSKQRKNKAQITIDIGGSVVLGFVFVVTSLIAAAFAVKRRRRKDADKEDLPCKKEAKGSRGLCFTLENPSSTFHQNPCLTDGSTGMAAEEIQVDCIELVCTENLILEENSASMINDENDNFTGDDQEFLLTDDTRQEIIITSFDVCCGMEELPLLVLDSEPMNEVEGNIKNDSEDNSSWLERIEIKRLEEEVDTERIMEEETKSVNLIEEDEEGYSSEEYVMGEEAVGAEKMTADTTVAMLWVEDEEEEEDSSEEYVMDEGDESSEETGSTSAETNAEVIWPAESMEVLSLELKNIMINTQSLESKEKIVEEDGSTKIEELFNRGIATGSKEHLSKPARFIIIN; encoded by the exons ATGGAGAAGCTTGAATGCCCTTCtaaacaaaggaaaaacaagGCACAAATAACCATAGATATTGGAGGATCGGTTGTGTTGGGTTTTGTATTCGTTGTTACTAGTTTGATTGCTGCTGCTTTTGCTGTCAAGAGAAGGAGGAGAAAAGACGCCGATAAGGAGGACTTACCGTGCAAAAAAGAAGCCAAAGGCAGTCGAGGCCTGTGTTTTACCCTTGAAAATCCGTCCTCCACTTTCCATCAGAATCCATG TTTGACAGATGGATCTACAGGGATGGCTGCAGAAGAAATCCAGGTTGATTGTATTGAACTGGTCTGTACTGAGAATTTGATTTTG GAGGAGAATTCTGCCTCTATGATCAATGACGAAAATGATAATTTCACTGGCGATGATCAAGAGTTCCTCCTCACTGATGATACAAGAcaagaaataattattacatCATTTGATGTTTGTTGTGGCATGGAAGAACTTCCCTTGCTAGTACTTGATAGCGAGCCGATGAATGAAGTGGAGGGCAATATCAAGAATGATTCCGAAGATAACTCATCATGGTTGGaaagaattgaaattaaaaggCTGGAAGAGGAAGTAGATACTGAAAGGATTATGGAAGAAGAAACTAAATCAGTGAATCTGATTGAAGAAGATGAGGAGGGATACTCCAGCGAAGAATATGTTATGGGGGAAGAGGCAGTTGGCGCTGAAAAGATGACTGCTGATACGACTGTAGCAATGCTTTGGGTTgaagatgaggaggaggaggaggatagCAGTGAAGAATATGTTATGGACGAAGGTGACGAGAGTTCAGAAGAAACAGGAAGCACTTCCGCTGAGACCAATGCTGAGGTAATTTGGCCAGCAGAGTCAATGGAGGTATTGTCACTGGAGCTCAAGAACATCATGATAAACACGCAAAGTTTGGAATCGAAAGAGAAGATTGTGGAGGAAGATGGAAGTACcaaaattgaagagttattCAATAGAGGCATTGCCACCGGAAGTAAAGAGCACCTCAGTAAACCTGCAAGGTTCATAATAATCAACTGA
- the LOC7491286 gene encoding uncharacterized protein LOC7491286 isoform X2 produces MEKLECPSKQRKNKAQITIDIGGSVVLGFVFVVTSLIAAAFAVKRRRRKDADKEDLPCKKEAKGSRGLCFTLENPSSTFHQNPCLTDGSTGMAAEEIQVDCIELEENSASMINDENDNFTGDDQEFLLTDDTRQEIIITSFDVCCGMEELPLLVLDSEPMNEVEGNIKNDSEDNSSWLERIEIKRLEEEVDTERIMEEETKSVNLIEEDEEGYSSEEYVMGEEAVGAEKMTADTTVAMLWVEDEEEEEDSSEEYVMDEGDESSEETGSTSAETNAEVIWPAESMEVLSLELKNIMINTQSLESKEKIVEEDGSTKIEELFNRGIATGSKEHLSKPARFIIIN; encoded by the exons ATGGAGAAGCTTGAATGCCCTTCtaaacaaaggaaaaacaagGCACAAATAACCATAGATATTGGAGGATCGGTTGTGTTGGGTTTTGTATTCGTTGTTACTAGTTTGATTGCTGCTGCTTTTGCTGTCAAGAGAAGGAGGAGAAAAGACGCCGATAAGGAGGACTTACCGTGCAAAAAAGAAGCCAAAGGCAGTCGAGGCCTGTGTTTTACCCTTGAAAATCCGTCCTCCACTTTCCATCAGAATCCATG TTTGACAGATGGATCTACAGGGATGGCTGCAGAAGAAATCCAGGTTGATTGTATTGAACTG GAGGAGAATTCTGCCTCTATGATCAATGACGAAAATGATAATTTCACTGGCGATGATCAAGAGTTCCTCCTCACTGATGATACAAGAcaagaaataattattacatCATTTGATGTTTGTTGTGGCATGGAAGAACTTCCCTTGCTAGTACTTGATAGCGAGCCGATGAATGAAGTGGAGGGCAATATCAAGAATGATTCCGAAGATAACTCATCATGGTTGGaaagaattgaaattaaaaggCTGGAAGAGGAAGTAGATACTGAAAGGATTATGGAAGAAGAAACTAAATCAGTGAATCTGATTGAAGAAGATGAGGAGGGATACTCCAGCGAAGAATATGTTATGGGGGAAGAGGCAGTTGGCGCTGAAAAGATGACTGCTGATACGACTGTAGCAATGCTTTGGGTTgaagatgaggaggaggaggaggatagCAGTGAAGAATATGTTATGGACGAAGGTGACGAGAGTTCAGAAGAAACAGGAAGCACTTCCGCTGAGACCAATGCTGAGGTAATTTGGCCAGCAGAGTCAATGGAGGTATTGTCACTGGAGCTCAAGAACATCATGATAAACACGCAAAGTTTGGAATCGAAAGAGAAGATTGTGGAGGAAGATGGAAGTACcaaaattgaagagttattCAATAGAGGCATTGCCACCGGAAGTAAAGAGCACCTCAGTAAACCTGCAAGGTTCATAATAATCAACTGA